In the Verrucomicrobiia bacterium genome, one interval contains:
- a CDS encoding type III PLP-dependent enzyme, with the protein MTRLESIAAQHGTPLVVIDHDILRKNYAAFKKYLPKVQAYYAVKANAEPAIVRTLYKAGASFDVASLPEFMLVYENIKNLPPAQQQDFIWDKIIYANPTKPKETLRALDQYKPLVTYDNPGELDKIKRYAPHAGVVLRVRVPNTGSMVELSSKFGCHPGEAVDLILAAFEQGLTVEGLSFHVGSQCTNFQNFVQALDISAAVMREAKSRGHELKILDIGGGFPAPYDRHVKPFSALAKKINAEIDRLFPKDIQILAEPGRFLVATAATSVACIIGKAVRDGKTCYYIDDSVYHTFSGIIFDHCQYHLKSFKKGKTEVCAVFGQTCDALDTISLSEELPELEIEDLVCAKNIGAYSCASATWFNGFAPAKIVHQNE; encoded by the coding sequence ATGACACGCCTCGAGTCCATTGCAGCCCAGCACGGCACACCGCTGGTGGTAATCGACCATGACATCCTGCGGAAGAATTACGCTGCTTTTAAAAAGTATCTGCCCAAAGTCCAGGCCTATTACGCGGTCAAGGCCAATGCCGAGCCCGCCATCGTGCGCACCTTGTACAAGGCCGGCGCCAGTTTCGATGTGGCCTCGCTGCCGGAGTTCATGCTCGTTTACGAGAATATCAAAAATCTGCCTCCGGCACAGCAGCAGGATTTTATTTGGGATAAGATCATCTATGCCAATCCGACCAAACCCAAGGAAACGCTGCGCGCATTGGACCAATACAAACCGCTGGTCACCTATGACAATCCGGGTGAGCTGGACAAAATCAAACGCTATGCGCCGCATGCGGGGGTGGTGCTCCGGGTGCGCGTGCCCAATACAGGCTCGATGGTCGAGCTCTCGTCCAAATTCGGCTGTCATCCGGGCGAGGCGGTGGATTTGATCCTGGCGGCCTTTGAGCAGGGCCTGACGGTCGAGGGGCTCAGCTTTCACGTGGGCAGCCAATGCACCAATTTCCAGAATTTCGTCCAGGCCCTGGACATCTCGGCGGCCGTGATGCGCGAAGCCAAGTCGCGCGGGCACGAACTCAAAATCCTCGATATTGGCGGAGGTTTTCCCGCGCCCTACGACCGGCACGTCAAGCCTTTCAGCGCGCTGGCCAAAAAGATTAATGCCGAAATCGATCGGCTCTTCCCCAAAGACATTCAGATTCTAGCCGAGCCGGGCCGGTTCCTGGTCGCGACGGCTGCCACCTCGGTGGCCTGCATTATTGGCAAAGCGGTCCGCGACGGCAAAACCTGCTATTACATCGACGACAGCGTTTATCACACCTTCAGCGGAATCATTTTCGATCATTGCCAATATCATTTGAAGTCGTTTAAAAAAGGCAAAACGGAGGTATGCGCCGTTTTTGGCCAAACGTGCGACGCGCTGGACACCATTTCCCTTTCGGAAGAGCTGCCGGAGTTGGAAATTGAGGACCTGGTGTGCGCAAAGAACATCGGGGCCTACAGCTGCGCGTCGGCCACCTGGTTCAACGGGTTTGCCCCGGCAAAGATTGTCCACCAAAATGAATGA
- a CDS encoding sodium:solute symporter produces the protein MNSYFSLGDWAIIFLYLAGIILLGVWFGRDQHNTRDYFLGSKTVPWWGIGFSIVAAETSALTIIGVPAMAFGGNMGFLQMVIGYVIARILLAVVLVPHYFKGEIYSPYQLFADKFGPAARQASGGFFLLSETLAAGVRVYVASIPVKLLFGDRLLGAGTGDPLLGAIFLFVVLALLYTYVGGVKAVIWTDAVQFGLFLFGGIFALCFIPSRVQGGVSAVLTQALEAGKLHWLEVTPPAGTSVLTFLLGPPFNLWMGVIGGTVVVLSSHGAEQLIVQRVLACKSVGDGRKALVLSAVIIFPLFLIFLLVGAMLWVFYQGHPFQIPLPEPRPGLKATDFVFPVFIMTEVPHIMKGFLIVAVLSAAMSSVSSALTSLSSVLTMDFIRHALPSRSEGFFLRFSKVSTVFWATALILVAYCSRQAQFVLNAAFSLRGLTSGALVGGLALAVFWRQGRAGPVVAAMLVSLTAMTAIEVLPQWHVTRRFWMEKVGTEIFWPWYTLIGAIITLGTAWVARRWLPAAPEAEPQTHRDAENAIQ, from the coding sequence ATGAACAGCTACTTCAGCCTGGGAGATTGGGCGATTATCTTCCTGTATTTGGCGGGCATCATTCTTTTGGGAGTTTGGTTCGGGCGGGACCAACACAATACCCGCGATTATTTCCTGGGCAGCAAGACGGTGCCCTGGTGGGGGATTGGCTTTTCAATTGTGGCTGCCGAGACCAGCGCGCTGACCATCATTGGAGTGCCGGCAATGGCATTCGGGGGCAACATGGGTTTCCTCCAAATGGTCATCGGCTACGTCATCGCCAGGATACTCCTGGCCGTCGTTTTGGTCCCCCATTATTTCAAAGGAGAGATTTATTCGCCCTATCAGCTCTTTGCGGACAAATTCGGCCCCGCGGCGCGCCAGGCCTCCGGGGGCTTTTTCCTCCTCAGCGAAACGCTCGCCGCGGGGGTGCGGGTGTATGTGGCAAGCATTCCTGTCAAGCTGCTGTTTGGAGACCGGCTGTTAGGGGCAGGCACCGGCGACCCGCTCCTGGGGGCCATCTTCCTGTTCGTCGTGCTGGCGCTGCTCTATACGTACGTCGGCGGCGTTAAGGCGGTCATCTGGACCGATGCGGTTCAATTTGGCTTGTTCCTGTTCGGCGGCATTTTCGCGCTCTGTTTTATCCCATCGCGTGTCCAAGGGGGAGTGAGCGCTGTTCTGACCCAGGCCCTCGAAGCCGGCAAACTGCATTGGCTGGAGGTGACACCGCCGGCGGGAACCTCGGTTTTGACGTTTCTGCTCGGGCCTCCTTTCAATCTTTGGATGGGCGTTATCGGCGGTACGGTTGTGGTGCTCTCATCCCATGGGGCCGAGCAATTGATCGTGCAGCGGGTGCTTGCCTGCAAATCCGTTGGCGATGGACGAAAGGCGCTGGTGCTCAGCGCGGTTATCATCTTTCCTCTCTTCCTCATTTTCTTGCTCGTGGGCGCTATGTTATGGGTATTCTACCAGGGACATCCCTTTCAGATACCGCTGCCCGAACCGCGGCCCGGATTGAAGGCGACCGATTTCGTCTTCCCGGTCTTCATCATGACCGAAGTGCCCCACATCATGAAAGGCTTTCTCATCGTGGCCGTTTTATCCGCTGCGATGTCTTCGGTCAGTTCCGCCTTGACCTCGCTTTCTTCTGTTTTAACGATGGATTTCATTCGCCATGCTCTTCCGAGCCGCAGCGAGGGGTTTTTTTTGCGGTTTAGCAAGGTCTCGACAGTGTTTTGGGCGACGGCCTTGATCCTGGTCGCCTATTGCAGCCGGCAAGCGCAGTTTGTGCTCAACGCAGCCTTTTCCTTGCGCGGCCTGACCAGCGGGGCATTGGTCGGGGGCTTGGCACTGGCGGTCTTCTGGCGGCAGGGCCGTGCCGGACCCGTGGTGGCGGCAATGCTCGTTTCGCTGACGGCCATGACGGCGATTGAGGTCCTGCCCCAGTGGCACGTGACGCGAAGGTTCTGGATGGAAAAGGTCGGCACGGAAATTTTTTGGCCCTGGTACACGCTGATCGGGGCCATTATAACCCTGGGCACGGCGTGGGTAGCGCGCCGCTGGCTTCCCGCCGCGCCTGAGGCTGAACCACAGACACACCGAGATGCCGAGAACGCGATTCAATGA
- a CDS encoding 3'-5' exonuclease, which produces MQVIRVANERAQAQAAIAEVSRLLQLGASDWSPIAVLSSTHRELADVRALAEAGGIPIRWVAHRDKMPTLHQIRELGRFLLRLEPARNQMKRATQLTAVAVQMFGHDSTNSWVRFLFRLLDTWQQESGDAELPVYEAMEFLYEMCAESRREFNYGAGVTLSTVHAAKGTEYEHVLVVGAWPAHQDQARLEESRRALYVGMTRARRTLAVFERQDIRPALPNALSGPAVMIRQFAHTSLNAPNRLNYETLGFEDIHLGFPGTFSPGAAIHAALARLEPGDNLMPGRLENDAIGLFAGDVCVARLSHKAEAEWASRIAAIREVRVLAIARRTAEQDTDQERRERYQATEWEIPIVELVVAEA; this is translated from the coding sequence GTGCAGGTAATCCGGGTCGCCAATGAGCGCGCGCAAGCTCAGGCAGCTATCGCTGAGGTCAGTCGCTTGCTTCAATTGGGGGCGAGCGACTGGTCCCCAATCGCCGTCTTATCCAGCACGCATCGGGAATTGGCCGACGTCCGGGCCCTGGCCGAGGCGGGCGGGATTCCGATTCGGTGGGTGGCGCATCGAGATAAAATGCCAACTCTGCACCAGATAAGGGAGCTCGGGCGTTTCCTGCTGCGCCTCGAGCCGGCGCGCAATCAGATGAAACGAGCAACACAACTCACCGCGGTTGCGGTTCAGATGTTTGGTCATGACAGCACGAACTCCTGGGTACGGTTTCTTTTTCGATTGCTCGATACATGGCAGCAGGAATCGGGGGATGCAGAACTGCCGGTCTATGAGGCGATGGAGTTCCTCTACGAAATGTGCGCAGAAAGCCGGCGCGAATTTAACTACGGAGCCGGGGTAACTCTGAGCACGGTTCATGCCGCTAAGGGCACGGAATACGAGCACGTCCTGGTTGTTGGCGCCTGGCCGGCGCACCAGGACCAAGCCAGGCTCGAGGAAAGCCGGCGGGCACTCTACGTCGGAATGACTCGCGCACGAAGAACGCTGGCTGTTTTCGAACGACAGGACATTCGGCCGGCGCTGCCCAACGCGCTCAGCGGCCCCGCTGTCATGATTCGCCAATTTGCCCACACATCGCTGAATGCCCCCAATCGATTGAACTACGAAACTTTGGGGTTTGAAGATATTCACCTCGGATTTCCAGGAACGTTCAGCCCGGGCGCGGCCATTCATGCCGCCCTGGCGCGCTTGGAGCCGGGAGACAACCTGATGCCGGGCCGGCTGGAAAATGATGCCATCGGGCTTTTTGCCGGAGACGTATGTGTCGCCCGCCTTTCGCACAAAGCTGAAGCGGAATGGGCCAGTCGCATCGCGGCCATTCGCGAGGTCCGCGTATTGGCCATCGCTCGCCGAACCGCCGAGCAGGACACAGACCAAGAGCGCCGTGAGCGCTATCAGGCGACAGAATGGGAAATTCCAATCGTCGAGCTGGTCGTCGCAGAGGCCTAA
- a CDS encoding MlaD family protein: protein MKNSLETRLGIFVALAVIAAVLILEIVGGVERFERGYELKALFNTVQDLKESDRVKMAGVEVGRVSSISLDETNNKVLVVMKLREGVKVRTDSVATVKFTGLMGQNFVSLDFGTRNAPIATPGTMLATQEQPDLSAVMAKIDNVATGVENLTKSFTGDKIDNLLGPFTDFLKANRVPLTATIANLQAVSSQIAQGKGTVGKLIYDDTLYNSAYTAVTNLQETATQINLTVADARKVVDQVNAGQGTVGKLLHDDTLYRETTDSMTNLKEILQKINQGQGSVGKLVNDQDLYKNAKLTLQKLDQATEGLEDQGPLSILGSALSKLF from the coding sequence ATGAAAAATTCTTTGGAAACCCGGTTGGGCATATTCGTCGCGCTGGCGGTTATCGCCGCGGTGCTCATCCTCGAAATCGTGGGGGGCGTCGAGCGGTTCGAGCGCGGCTACGAATTGAAGGCATTGTTCAACACCGTCCAGGACCTCAAAGAAAGTGACCGTGTGAAAATGGCCGGGGTCGAGGTGGGCAGGGTTTCGAGCATCTCCCTCGATGAAACCAATAACAAGGTGCTGGTTGTGATGAAATTGCGGGAAGGGGTCAAGGTCAGGACCGACAGCGTGGCCACGGTGAAATTCACGGGGTTGATGGGGCAGAACTTCGTTTCACTCGACTTTGGCACGCGCAATGCCCCTATTGCGACCCCGGGCACGATGCTGGCCACCCAGGAACAACCTGACCTCAGCGCGGTCATGGCCAAGATCGATAATGTCGCCACCGGTGTCGAGAACCTGACCAAGAGCTTCACCGGAGATAAAATCGACAACTTGCTTGGTCCCTTTACGGATTTCCTCAAGGCCAACCGCGTCCCGCTTACGGCCACCATTGCCAATCTCCAAGCCGTTTCCAGCCAGATCGCCCAGGGTAAAGGCACCGTGGGCAAATTGATCTATGACGATACGCTATATAACTCCGCTTACACCGCAGTGACAAATCTCCAGGAGACAGCCACTCAAATCAACCTGACGGTCGCCGATGCCCGCAAAGTCGTGGACCAGGTCAATGCCGGGCAAGGAACGGTGGGGAAGTTGCTGCACGATGACACTCTCTATCGCGAGACCACCGATTCAATGACCAACCTCAAGGAGATTCTTCAGAAGATCAACCAGGGCCAGGGGTCTGTTGGCAAACTCGTCAACGACCAGGACCTTTACAAAAACGCCAAATTGACCCTTCAAAAGCTCGACCAGGCCACCGAAGGTCTCGAAGACCAAGGACCTTTAAGCATTCTTGGCTCCGCCCTCAGCAAGCTCTTTTAA
- a CDS encoding ATP-binding cassette domain-containing protein has product MAADSTNTSSGQGVSVLVRGLRKSFNGHEVLKGVEFDVIPGEIFVLMGPSGSGKSVLLKHIIGLEEPDEGEILVENQPIQSSRVMEQYRLAMVFQSGALLNSLTVGENVGLYLAEHRLKPPEEIARIVAEKLEVVGLKDAANAMPTELSGGMKKRVAIARALVIEPQLILYDEPTSELDPLSSVVIAEEIVKLNERTHVTSLVVSHDRDLAFGVADRVAVINEGRILTIGTPNEVRHNQEPLVQHFLNAHFTRT; this is encoded by the coding sequence ATGGCTGCGGACTCAACCAATACCAGTTCCGGCCAGGGGGTGAGTGTCCTCGTGCGCGGATTGCGCAAGAGCTTTAACGGGCATGAGGTGCTCAAAGGCGTCGAATTTGATGTCATACCAGGAGAGATTTTCGTGCTGATGGGCCCTAGCGGCAGCGGCAAATCGGTCCTGCTCAAGCATATCATCGGGCTCGAAGAACCGGATGAGGGCGAAATCCTTGTTGAGAACCAGCCCATCCAGTCCTCCAGAGTCATGGAGCAGTATCGCCTGGCAATGGTTTTCCAATCCGGCGCCCTGCTCAACTCGTTGACGGTCGGCGAAAACGTCGGCTTGTATCTCGCCGAACACCGGCTCAAACCGCCTGAGGAGATCGCGCGCATTGTGGCTGAGAAACTCGAAGTGGTTGGCCTCAAAGATGCCGCAAACGCCATGCCCACCGAGTTGTCGGGGGGGATGAAAAAGCGAGTGGCTATTGCGCGCGCGCTGGTGATCGAGCCCCAGTTGATTCTCTACGACGAACCGACCAGTGAATTGGACCCGCTCTCCTCGGTTGTCATTGCCGAGGAGATTGTCAAACTCAACGAGCGGACTCATGTGACCTCGCTGGTCGTATCGCATGACCGCGACTTGGCCTTTGGGGTAGCCGACCGCGTCGCCGTCATTAACGAGGGCCGGATACTGACCATCGGCACGCCCAATGAGGTGCGCCACAACCAGGAGCCGCTGGTCCAACATTTCCTGAACGCGCATTTTACTAGAACTTAG
- a CDS encoding ABC transporter permease: MFQNIGEMVILLWRTLLALPQTWRQREKVFEQFFEIGNASLLMVCILSFFIGGVIALQTGPVLVDSGLASAVGGVVGISICKELAPVMMSILIAGRIGSAMAAEIGSMRVYQEIDALRTMNINPIQYLVLPRLVAIAAALPLLVIFSILVGWLGGAFVSTAVHRIDISFTSFFSALRNVVQLKDVVNGVFKSFMFAWVIGVVSCHQGLITIGGPRGIGRSVTKAVVNSIVLIVIFDYILTRLLLR, from the coding sequence ATGTTCCAGAATATCGGCGAGATGGTGATTTTGCTCTGGCGCACACTGCTGGCACTGCCGCAGACCTGGCGCCAGCGCGAGAAAGTCTTTGAGCAGTTTTTCGAGATCGGCAATGCCAGCCTGTTGATGGTTTGTATCCTGTCGTTTTTCATCGGGGGGGTCATTGCGTTGCAGACCGGCCCGGTGCTGGTTGATAGCGGCCTGGCGAGCGCGGTTGGGGGAGTGGTGGGCATATCGATTTGCAAAGAGCTGGCGCCGGTGATGATGTCCATTCTGATTGCTGGCCGCATCGGCTCGGCCATGGCGGCTGAGATTGGTTCGATGCGTGTGTACCAGGAAATCGATGCCTTGCGCACCATGAACATCAATCCGATTCAGTACCTCGTGCTGCCCCGGCTGGTTGCCATTGCCGCTGCCCTGCCGCTGCTGGTCATCTTCTCCATCCTCGTCGGCTGGCTCGGCGGCGCATTCGTGAGCACCGCCGTGCATCGCATCGATATTTCCTTTACCAGCTTTTTCTCCGCCCTGCGCAATGTGGTCCAACTCAAAGACGTGGTGAACGGGGTCTTCAAAAGTTTCATGTTCGCCTGGGTTATTGGCGTGGTTTCCTGCCACCAGGGTTTGATTACCATCGGAGGCCCGCGCGGAATTGGCCGCTCGGTAACCAAGGCGGTGGTCAACTCCATCGTGCTCATCGTTATCTTTGATTACATCCTGACCCGGCTCCTGCTGCGCTAG
- a CDS encoding class I SAM-dependent rRNA methyltransferase: MSPSNPQNSRLRLRVRPAVESRLRSGHPWVFAESITEQNREGQAGELGVVYDRSNRFLAIGLFDPDSPIRLRALHTGRPQRIDQRWWGQRLEQALELRRGAFDAQTTGFRWINGESDGWPGLVLDRYEETLVLKLYTTAWLPRLDELIELICAELRPERIVLRLSRNLQAAAERFGRVDGQVLIGVPPSGAIIFRESGARFEADVLRGQKTGFFLDQRENRRLAQSLAPERAVLNAFSFSGAFSVYAARGGARAATDLDISPHALTAANRNFALNISDAAVAACHHETVQADAFDWLGTASNRRFGLIILDPPSLARRESERAGALRAYGRLTADAIRHLAPGGYLLACSCSAHVDASEFFGVIRQTAAKSGRRFDEIQTTGHALDHPAAFNEAQYLKAIYLRF; the protein is encoded by the coding sequence TTGTCCCCCTCAAATCCCCAAAATTCCCGGCTGCGCTTACGGGTAAGGCCGGCGGTCGAATCCCGGCTGCGCTCGGGCCATCCGTGGGTGTTTGCCGAAAGCATCACCGAGCAGAACCGAGAAGGGCAAGCAGGCGAATTGGGTGTAGTCTATGATCGGAGCAACCGGTTTCTGGCGATTGGATTATTCGATCCGGACTCTCCCATTCGCCTGCGCGCGCTGCACACTGGCCGCCCACAAAGAATTGACCAGAGGTGGTGGGGTCAACGCCTCGAACAAGCCCTCGAACTGCGGCGCGGCGCTTTTGACGCGCAGACAACCGGGTTTCGGTGGATCAATGGTGAGAGCGACGGCTGGCCCGGCTTGGTTCTCGACCGCTACGAAGAGACGCTGGTTCTGAAGCTGTACACAACCGCGTGGCTCCCGCGCCTGGACGAGTTGATAGAATTAATATGCGCCGAGTTGCGCCCGGAACGAATCGTTTTGCGCTTGAGCCGAAATCTGCAAGCCGCTGCGGAGCGTTTTGGCAGGGTGGATGGCCAGGTATTAATCGGAGTCCCACCGTCCGGAGCAATTATCTTTCGCGAATCGGGCGCTCGGTTTGAAGCCGACGTGCTCCGAGGCCAGAAAACGGGCTTTTTCCTGGACCAACGCGAGAACCGCCGGTTGGCGCAGTCCCTCGCGCCGGAACGCGCGGTTCTCAATGCCTTCAGCTTTTCCGGGGCGTTTTCGGTCTATGCAGCTCGAGGCGGGGCAAGGGCGGCGACGGACCTCGACATCAGCCCGCACGCATTGACGGCTGCCAACAGGAACTTCGCGCTCAATATTTCAGACGCCGCTGTGGCCGCCTGCCACCATGAAACGGTGCAGGCGGATGCCTTTGATTGGCTGGGTACCGCCTCCAACCGGCGGTTCGGTTTGATCATCCTTGACCCGCCCTCGTTGGCCAGGCGCGAATCCGAGCGAGCGGGCGCTCTCCGGGCGTATGGCCGGCTGACAGCGGATGCCATTCGCCACCTCGCGCCAGGGGGCTATCTCCTGGCATGTTCCTGTTCAGCCCATGTCGATGCCAGCGAGTTTTTCGGTGTCATCCGCCAGACTGCCGCCAAGTCTGGCCGCAGGTTTGATGAAATCCAAACCACGGGCCACGCGCTGGACCACCCGGCTGCCTTTAATGAAGCCCAGTATTTGAAGGCGATTTATCTCAGGTTCTAA